A DNA window from Mesorhizobium sp. C432A contains the following coding sequences:
- a CDS encoding ABC transporter substrate-binding protein, which produces MTFFSHLKKAAIATAFVLGATAVHADEQYFPLQSYRVGPYAAGGTGFFGGFIDYLNLINIRDGGVNGVKLTWSEGETQYEVEKGVEVYERLKSNPGIAAWNPLSVGIAYAMIDRITDDKVPLITINHGRTDTTDGRVFPYVFPLLLNPYSETSGIVNYIASKEGGLDKLKGKKIVVLYHGSPYGKETIPIYELLSQKYGFELSQIEVPHPGNEQQAQWLTIRREHPDYVVLRGWGVMNPVALKTAQKTGFPADHIVGNVWSNSEEDVIPAGDAAKGYTAITTQASGADYPVVKEIVKTVYDAGKGNLEDKSRIGSVYHNLGIVNGILNVEAIRIAQAKFGNRTLTGDEVRWGFEHLKLDPARVEALGAKDLFHSINVSWDNHEGDGYVTFQQWDGKKWNVVSDWIAPDWKLLRPIIEKSSETYAKEKGLKIRTAEDADAVVSN; this is translated from the coding sequence ATGACCTTCTTCAGTCACCTCAAGAAAGCGGCGATCGCCACCGCTTTCGTGCTCGGCGCGACAGCCGTGCATGCCGACGAACAATATTTCCCGCTGCAGAGCTACCGCGTTGGCCCATATGCCGCCGGCGGCACCGGCTTCTTTGGCGGCTTCATCGACTATCTCAACCTGATCAACATCCGCGACGGCGGCGTCAATGGCGTCAAGCTGACCTGGAGCGAGGGCGAAACCCAGTACGAAGTCGAGAAGGGCGTCGAGGTCTACGAGCGGTTGAAGAGCAATCCCGGCATCGCGGCTTGGAACCCGCTCTCGGTCGGCATCGCCTATGCCATGATCGACCGCATCACCGATGACAAGGTGCCGCTGATCACCATCAACCACGGCCGCACCGACACCACCGACGGCCGGGTATTCCCTTACGTCTTCCCGCTGCTGCTCAACCCCTACAGCGAAACGTCGGGCATCGTGAACTACATCGCCTCCAAGGAAGGCGGCCTCGATAAGCTCAAGGGCAAGAAGATCGTCGTGCTCTATCACGGCTCGCCCTACGGCAAGGAGACGATCCCTATCTATGAGCTGCTGTCGCAGAAATACGGCTTCGAGCTGTCGCAGATTGAAGTTCCCCATCCGGGCAACGAGCAGCAGGCGCAGTGGCTAACCATCCGTCGCGAGCACCCCGACTATGTCGTGCTGCGCGGCTGGGGCGTGATGAACCCGGTTGCGCTCAAGACCGCGCAGAAGACCGGCTTCCCGGCCGATCATATCGTCGGCAATGTTTGGTCCAACTCCGAAGAGGACGTCATCCCCGCCGGCGACGCCGCCAAGGGCTACACCGCCATCACCACCCAGGCGTCTGGCGCCGACTATCCGGTCGTCAAGGAGATCGTCAAGACGGTCTACGACGCCGGCAAGGGCAATCTCGAGGACAAGAGCCGCATCGGCTCGGTCTACCACAATCTCGGCATCGTCAACGGCATCCTCAATGTCGAAGCCATCCGCATCGCCCAGGCCAAGTTCGGCAATCGCACGCTGACCGGCGACGAGGTTCGCTGGGGCTTCGAACATCTCAAGCTCGACCCGGCGCGCGTCGAGGCGCTCGGTGCCAAGGACCTGTTCCACTCGATCAACGTCTCCTGGGACAATCACGAGGGTGATGGCTACGTGACCTTCCAGCAGTGGGACGGCAAGAAGTGGAACGTCGTGTCTGACTGGATCGCGCCGGACTGGAAGCTGCTTCGCCCGATCATCGAGAAGTCGTCCGAGACCTACGCCAAGGAAAAGGGCCTCAAGATCCGCACGGCAGAAGACGCCGATGCGGTGGTCAGCAACTGA
- a CDS encoding ABC transporter ATP-binding protein: protein MSSPENPILSVSRVEAVYNGAIAALHGVDLSVGKGEIVALLGSNGAGKTTLLRAVSNLLPAERGSVTAGRILFDGEEVSRASPSHLVRKGLVQVLEGRHCFRSLTVEENLLTGALGRSSSRVGVKADLERVYALFPRLLEKRRTRSGLTSGGEQQMTAIGRGLMSRPKLFVLDEPSMGLAPLIVDEIFSALKRLNRDEDLSILVAEQNSAVALKYADRATVLENGKSVLEGSAADLRQRDDIKTYYLGGAPLPSQHFPQETAA, encoded by the coding sequence ATGTCCAGCCCAGAAAATCCGATCCTGTCGGTCAGCCGCGTCGAGGCCGTCTACAACGGCGCCATCGCCGCCCTGCATGGCGTCGACCTCTCGGTCGGCAAGGGCGAGATCGTGGCGCTGCTCGGCTCCAATGGCGCCGGCAAGACGACGCTGTTGCGCGCCGTATCCAATCTTCTGCCGGCCGAGCGTGGTTCCGTCACCGCCGGCCGAATCCTTTTCGATGGCGAGGAAGTTTCAAGGGCAAGCCCCTCGCACCTTGTCCGCAAGGGCCTGGTCCAGGTTCTCGAGGGTCGGCACTGTTTCCGCTCGCTGACGGTCGAGGAGAACCTTCTGACCGGTGCGCTCGGGCGCTCGTCCTCGCGCGTTGGCGTGAAGGCCGACCTTGAGCGTGTCTACGCGCTTTTTCCGAGGCTTCTCGAGAAACGGCGCACGCGGTCCGGCCTCACCTCCGGCGGCGAGCAGCAGATGACGGCGATCGGTCGCGGACTGATGTCGCGGCCGAAACTCTTCGTGCTCGACGAGCCCTCGATGGGGCTCGCGCCGCTGATCGTCGACGAGATCTTCAGCGCCTTGAAGCGGCTCAATCGGGACGAAGATCTTTCGATCCTTGTCGCCGAGCAGAATTCGGCGGTGGCGCTGAAATATGCTGATCGTGCCACCGTCCTCGAAAACGGCAAAAGCGTGCTGGAAGGGTCGGCTGCCGACCTGCGCCAGCGCGACGACATCAAGACCTATTATCTCGGCGGCGCGCCGCTTCCATCGCAACACTTCCCCCAGGAGACTGCAGCATGA
- a CDS encoding Zn-dependent hydrolase, with protein sequence MTLVPEIDGERLLGRLDAFARIGATPAGGVNRQAFSIEDRGARRLLAELALARGFAVFQDAMANLFVRRDGTDATLPPLLIGSHLDSQPTGGRFDGALGTLSAFEALEALEDARAETRMPIEVVAWANEEGSRFTPGVMGSMAFTGADISAWRSIVGSDGASLAEELGATISALPEATLRPLGMPISGYIELHIEQGPSLEKERLPIGIVTAVQGTRWLEVCIEGAAGHAGTTGLAYRRDPMVAAVAAIHRLQTTIMPFDSSARLTVGRVTAQPGSINAIPQSVVFAVDIRHPRVERLDAIEAELRQVCAAEAEAQHCTVTIRRSFDMPGAAFSPDMVKTVEEAANSLQLPHKQMISGAFHDALFLARVAPAVMIFVPCRDGLSHNEAEYVEPAHAVTGARVLLQAATVAAS encoded by the coding sequence GTGACTTTAGTGCCGGAGATCGACGGCGAGCGGCTGCTGGGCCGGCTCGATGCCTTCGCCCGGATCGGCGCGACGCCAGCCGGTGGCGTAAACCGACAGGCGTTCAGCATTGAGGATCGCGGCGCCCGGCGCCTGTTGGCGGAATTGGCGCTCGCGCGCGGCTTCGCGGTTTTCCAGGACGCCATGGCAAACCTTTTCGTCCGCCGCGATGGCACGGATGCCACCCTGCCGCCGCTGCTGATCGGCAGCCACCTCGACAGCCAGCCGACCGGCGGGCGCTTCGATGGAGCGCTCGGTACGCTTTCCGCCTTCGAGGCGCTCGAAGCGCTGGAGGACGCGAGGGCCGAGACTCGGATGCCGATCGAGGTCGTCGCCTGGGCCAATGAAGAGGGCAGCCGGTTTACGCCGGGTGTCATGGGCTCCATGGCCTTCACCGGAGCCGACATTTCCGCATGGCGGTCCATAGTCGGCAGCGACGGTGCGTCCCTCGCAGAGGAGCTCGGGGCAACGATCTCCGCCTTGCCAGAGGCAACCCTTCGCCCCCTCGGCATGCCGATATCCGGCTACATCGAGCTGCATATCGAACAGGGACCGTCGCTGGAAAAGGAGCGGTTGCCGATCGGTATCGTCACAGCCGTGCAAGGTACGCGCTGGCTGGAGGTCTGCATTGAGGGCGCCGCCGGTCACGCCGGTACAACCGGCCTTGCCTACCGTAGGGATCCGATGGTCGCGGCCGTTGCCGCGATTCACAGGCTCCAGACGACCATCATGCCGTTCGACAGCAGCGCAAGGCTGACGGTGGGCCGGGTCACCGCCCAGCCGGGATCGATCAACGCCATACCGCAGTCTGTGGTCTTCGCCGTCGATATCAGGCATCCGCGGGTAGAGCGGCTCGATGCCATCGAAGCAGAACTGCGCCAGGTATGCGCGGCGGAGGCAGAAGCTCAGCATTGCACGGTAACGATCAGGCGGTCGTTCGACATGCCGGGGGCGGCATTCTCTCCCGATATGGTCAAAACCGTCGAGGAGGCCGCCAATTCCCTACAGCTGCCGCACAAACAGATGATCTCGGGTGCATTCCATGACGCGCTGTTCCTCGCCCGGGTGGCGCCTGCCGTGATGATCTTTGTGCCGTGCCGTGACGGGCTGAGCCACAACGAGGCGGAATATGTGGAGCCTGCCCACGCGGTTACCGGCGCGCGGGTTCTGCTTCAAGCGGCCACCGTCGCCGCCTCTTAG
- a CDS encoding branched-chain amino acid ABC transporter permease gives MSYYDFLFVVEVLVGGLLSGVMYSLVAIGFVLIYKTSGVLNFAQGSMVLFAALTFVSLVERGIPFALALLITFAVMVALGFTIERTVLRPLVNRSPMTLFMATLGLSYIIEGAAQLIWGTQVHGLDLGIDDTPFEVGGILISSFDLLAAGIAAAMVAGLSAFFYWTRIGLAFRAVADDQFAALAVGLRLPRIWGTVWTAAGFVALVAGLLWGARLGVQFSLSLIVLKALPVLVLGGFDSILGAIVGGLIIGASEKLAEVYLGPFVGGGIEGWFAYALALVVLLVRPSGLFGQKTVERV, from the coding sequence ATGAGCTACTATGATTTTCTCTTCGTTGTCGAAGTGCTGGTCGGCGGCCTGTTGTCGGGAGTCATGTATTCGCTCGTCGCCATCGGCTTCGTGCTGATCTACAAGACGTCGGGTGTGCTGAACTTCGCGCAAGGGTCGATGGTGCTGTTTGCGGCACTCACCTTTGTCAGCCTGGTCGAACGCGGCATCCCGTTTGCGCTTGCGCTGCTCATCACCTTCGCAGTCATGGTCGCGCTGGGTTTCACCATCGAGCGAACCGTGCTCAGGCCGCTGGTGAACCGCTCGCCGATGACACTGTTCATGGCCACGCTTGGCCTGTCCTACATCATTGAGGGCGCTGCCCAACTGATCTGGGGCACGCAGGTGCACGGGCTTGATCTCGGCATCGACGACACGCCCTTCGAGGTCGGCGGCATCCTGATCTCGTCGTTCGACCTTCTGGCAGCTGGCATCGCCGCAGCGATGGTGGCGGGCTTGAGCGCCTTCTTCTATTGGACCCGGATCGGGCTGGCGTTTCGCGCCGTCGCCGACGACCAGTTCGCGGCCCTTGCCGTCGGACTGCGGCTGCCGCGGATCTGGGGAACGGTGTGGACGGCTGCAGGCTTCGTGGCGCTGGTCGCGGGACTGCTGTGGGGCGCACGCCTCGGCGTCCAGTTCTCGCTATCGCTGATCGTGTTGAAGGCGCTGCCGGTGCTGGTGCTTGGCGGCTTCGATTCCATCCTTGGCGCCATCGTCGGCGGCCTCATCATCGGCGCCAGCGAAAAGCTCGCCGAGGTCTATCTCGGACCCTTCGTCGGCGGCGGCATCGAAGGCTGGTTCGCCTATGCGCTGGCGCTGGTTGTCCTACTGGTGCGCCCCTCCGGCCTGTTTGGCCAGAAAACCGTCGAAAGGGTCTGA
- a CDS encoding ABC transporter ATP-binding protein — MIGASLGAAAYERAPEIPGILAGAGPLTDTRPARLSAKVDAILTLSGIGISFGGVTALSDVDLEVKSGEIRAVIGPNGAGKSSLINIISGLYHADHGKIAIAGQSFSRVPANRLARLGVARTFQNLALFPGLSVRDNIASGRVHTRRASFVEHIAGLPRARREDAAIAEKVDQTIAFLHLETVADQLVATLPYGLQKRVELARALVAEPKILLLDEPMAGMTATEKAEMAGFVRAARDRHGVTIILIEHDIGVVMGLSDRVAVLDYGRKIADGTPAEVRADPDVIRAYLGTAEGEDGEGI, encoded by the coding sequence ATGATTGGTGCTTCGCTGGGAGCCGCCGCATACGAGCGTGCGCCCGAAATCCCCGGCATTCTTGCTGGCGCTGGTCCACTCACGGACACGCGCCCGGCGCGCCTGTCGGCAAAGGTCGATGCGATCCTGACCCTGAGCGGGATTGGCATTTCGTTCGGCGGCGTCACGGCGCTGAGCGATGTCGATCTCGAGGTCAAGAGCGGCGAAATCCGCGCCGTGATCGGCCCCAACGGCGCAGGCAAATCCTCGCTGATCAACATCATCAGCGGCCTCTATCACGCCGACCACGGCAAGATCGCGATCGCCGGCCAGTCATTCTCCCGTGTGCCCGCGAACCGTCTGGCACGTCTGGGCGTCGCGCGCACCTTCCAGAACCTGGCGCTCTTTCCCGGGCTTTCGGTGCGCGACAACATCGCGTCGGGCCGCGTCCACACCAGGCGCGCCAGTTTTGTCGAACATATTGCCGGCCTGCCACGCGCCAGGCGCGAAGACGCTGCGATTGCCGAAAAGGTCGACCAGACAATCGCCTTCCTGCATCTGGAAACGGTCGCCGATCAGCTGGTCGCGACGCTGCCCTACGGCTTGCAGAAGCGGGTCGAACTGGCGCGAGCGCTGGTTGCCGAGCCGAAGATCCTGCTGCTCGACGAACCGATGGCGGGCATGACGGCGACCGAGAAAGCCGAGATGGCCGGGTTCGTGCGCGCCGCGCGCGACCGGCATGGCGTCACCATCATCCTGATCGAGCACGACATCGGGGTCGTCATGGGCCTATCCGACCGCGTCGCCGTGCTCGATTACGGCCGCAAGATCGCCGACGGCACGCCGGCCGAAGTGCGCGCCGATCCGGACGTGATCCGGGCCTATCTCGGCACCGCCGAGGGCGAGGATGGCGAGGGCATCTGA
- a CDS encoding BtpA/SgcQ family protein: MTNDALQSIFGRSKVVIGVVHLAPLPGAPRYHGEAIEAIYQRGLDDAKAYLQGGCDGVIAENHGDVPFSKPDDIGPETSAYMSVVSDRIRRELGRPIGINVLANASIPALSIASASGASFVRVNQWANAYVANEGFIEGEAARAMRFRARLRANGIRIFADAHVKHGAHAIVGDRPIEEQVKDLVFFDADAVIATGQRTGHAADLSYIRMIKDAAGLPTLVGSGVTPDNANDILDIVDGVIVASSLKHDGVWWNQVDPQRVKAFIRGLKR, from the coding sequence GTGACGAATGATGCGCTGCAGTCGATCTTCGGCAGAAGCAAGGTGGTGATCGGCGTGGTTCATCTCGCCCCCCTGCCGGGGGCGCCGCGCTACCATGGCGAGGCGATCGAGGCCATCTATCAACGCGGCCTCGACGACGCCAAAGCCTATTTGCAGGGAGGGTGTGACGGCGTGATCGCCGAAAACCATGGTGACGTGCCGTTTTCCAAGCCGGATGATATCGGGCCGGAAACCTCCGCCTACATGTCTGTCGTCTCAGACCGGATCCGCAGAGAACTCGGCCGGCCGATCGGCATCAATGTGCTTGCCAATGCCTCCATTCCCGCGCTTTCGATCGCCAGTGCCTCCGGTGCTTCCTTCGTGCGCGTCAATCAATGGGCCAACGCCTATGTCGCCAACGAGGGCTTTATCGAAGGCGAAGCGGCGCGCGCCATGCGTTTCCGCGCAAGGCTTCGGGCCAACGGTATCCGCATCTTCGCCGACGCGCATGTCAAGCATGGCGCCCACGCGATCGTCGGCGACCGGCCGATCGAGGAGCAGGTCAAGGACCTCGTGTTCTTCGATGCCGACGCGGTGATCGCCACCGGCCAGCGCACTGGCCACGCCGCCGACCTCAGCTACATCAGGATGATCAAGGACGCCGCCGGACTGCCGACGCTTGTCGGCAGCGGGGTGACACCCGACAACGCCAACGATATCTTGGACATCGTCGACGGCGTCATTGTCGCCAGCTCGCTGAAACATGATGGAGTGTGGTGGAATCAGGTCGATCCGCAACGGGTGAAGGCCTTCATCCGCGGCCTCAAGCGGTGA
- a CDS encoding ribokinase — MRVHVVGNVCVDTTFQLDRFPAAGETLNASEHADGLGGKGANQAVAAARTGADVRFRAAIGNDPAGAWITEQLSRDLDASHLAVLPLPSDRSTIMVDARGENLIVTGASCAAAYNPMADSGFTRAIERGDIVVFQGNLAPDITATCLKVARGAGAMTIFNPSPLAADHTPGLSDVSVVIANAGEAAQLTGAGDPAMAARDLIRQGAGAAIVTLGALGCLVADGEGRIDRIAAPRVAVLDTSGAGDVFCGCLAGCLAAGMELLAAARIAVRAAAISVGRAGTLESCPGRREMKLLMETTEAETA; from the coding sequence ATGCGCGTCCATGTCGTCGGTAATGTTTGCGTCGATACAACCTTTCAGTTGGACCGGTTTCCGGCGGCAGGCGAGACGCTGAACGCATCGGAACATGCTGACGGACTTGGCGGCAAGGGTGCGAACCAGGCGGTGGCCGCGGCGCGCACCGGAGCCGATGTTCGCTTCCGTGCCGCGATCGGCAACGATCCCGCCGGAGCCTGGATCACAGAGCAGTTGAGCCGCGATCTCGATGCCAGCCATCTGGCGGTACTGCCACTGCCCAGCGATCGGTCGACGATCATGGTCGATGCGCGCGGCGAAAACCTCATCGTCACCGGAGCCAGTTGCGCCGCCGCGTACAATCCTATGGCCGACAGCGGTTTTACCCGAGCGATCGAACGCGGCGATATCGTGGTATTTCAGGGCAATCTGGCTCCGGATATCACGGCCACTTGCCTGAAGGTGGCGCGCGGCGCGGGAGCGATGACGATCTTCAATCCGAGCCCGCTTGCGGCCGACCACACACCGGGCTTGAGCGACGTCAGCGTCGTCATCGCCAACGCGGGCGAAGCGGCGCAACTGACCGGGGCTGGCGACCCTGCCATGGCGGCCCGCGACTTGATCCGTCAGGGCGCCGGCGCTGCCATCGTGACGCTTGGCGCACTCGGCTGCCTTGTCGCCGATGGCGAAGGACGGATCGACCGGATCGCGGCGCCCAGGGTGGCCGTGCTAGACACCAGCGGCGCGGGCGACGTCTTTTGCGGTTGCCTCGCTGGTTGCCTTGCGGCCGGCATGGAACTCCTCGCGGCAGCGCGGATTGCGGTCCGCGCCGCAGCCATCTCTGTCGGGCGCGCCGGCACGCTTGAGTCCTGCCCCGGCAGGCGGGAGATGAAACTGCTCATGGAAACGACAGAAGCGGAAACCGCATGA
- the msuE gene encoding FMN reductase: MARLSVLGISGGVSTPSRTTAVVNALVKDVALRVPADTGLIEITEAAPSLFVGLSRGALGASGEAIIQRVEKADLLVVGTPVYRASYTGALKHLFDLVDYRALAGKTVLLAATGGGPYHGLVLEHQLRPLFGFFGAVTVPTGVYGAPDDFIGAEIVGEAIRERISRAASEAVSLLNSNHANAAAAARVG, encoded by the coding sequence TTGGCAAGGCTATCGGTTCTCGGAATATCCGGCGGCGTAAGCACGCCATCGCGCACAACCGCGGTGGTGAACGCGCTGGTCAAGGACGTCGCGCTGCGCGTCCCGGCAGACACGGGCCTGATCGAAATCACCGAGGCGGCGCCTTCGCTTTTCGTCGGACTGTCCCGTGGCGCCCTCGGCGCGTCCGGCGAAGCGATCATCCAGCGTGTCGAGAAGGCCGATCTGCTCGTGGTCGGAACGCCTGTCTATCGGGCTTCCTACACCGGCGCCCTCAAGCACCTGTTCGACCTCGTCGACTATCGCGCGCTCGCCGGCAAGACCGTGCTTCTCGCGGCGACAGGCGGAGGTCCTTACCATGGCCTGGTTCTCGAACATCAGCTGCGGCCATTATTCGGCTTTTTCGGCGCCGTCACCGTACCGACCGGCGTCTATGGGGCGCCCGACGATTTCATCGGCGCCGAAATCGTCGGCGAGGCGATACGCGAACGCATTTCACGGGCCGCATCCGAAGCGGTTTCACTGCTCAATTCCAACCATGCAAATGCCGCCGCCGCAGCGCGCGTCGGCTGA
- a CDS encoding branched-chain amino acid ABC transporter permease codes for MAVQALDAARAPIDWLSFARKLALPAVAIVVVYGLVPAFASSYLVEAILLPFLALSLAAVGLNLLTGYCGQLSLGSSAFMAVGEFAAYNFNLRVEGLPLAATMILAGISAAGIGVIFGLPSLRLRGFYLAVSTLAAQFFVQWALTKFGWFSNDNPSGVISAPHLAVAGFSLDGATGRYLLSVTTVIMLTALVWRLVNSATGRNFIAVRDNETAARVIGVPVLRTKLLAFAISSFIIGVAGVLWAFTYLRTVEPAGFNLDRSFQILFIIIIGGLASIRGAFLGAAFIVVFPLVLSRLGAFVFGGLFDSGVLDMSQRIVLGALIIIFLIAEPNGLSALFDRLKRRIGSRSS; via the coding sequence ATGGCCGTGCAAGCGCTCGATGCCGCAAGGGCTCCAATCGACTGGCTGAGCTTCGCCCGGAAATTAGCTTTGCCGGCCGTGGCGATCGTCGTCGTCTACGGCCTGGTCCCGGCCTTTGCGTCGAGCTATCTGGTCGAGGCGATCCTGCTGCCGTTCCTTGCGCTCAGCCTGGCGGCAGTCGGCCTCAACCTCTTGACCGGCTATTGCGGCCAGCTTTCGCTTGGCTCTTCCGCCTTCATGGCGGTAGGCGAGTTCGCTGCCTACAATTTCAACCTGCGGGTCGAAGGACTGCCGCTGGCGGCGACCATGATCCTGGCCGGAATTTCGGCCGCCGGCATCGGCGTCATCTTCGGATTGCCGAGCCTGCGCCTGCGCGGCTTCTATCTCGCTGTCTCGACGCTTGCCGCCCAGTTTTTCGTGCAGTGGGCGCTGACCAAGTTCGGCTGGTTCTCCAACGACAATCCGTCCGGGGTGATTTCTGCACCGCACCTTGCCGTAGCCGGGTTTTCGCTCGACGGCGCCACCGGACGCTATTTGCTTTCCGTCACCACCGTCATCATGCTGACGGCGCTGGTTTGGCGGCTGGTCAACAGCGCGACCGGCCGCAACTTCATTGCCGTGCGCGACAATGAAACCGCCGCGCGCGTCATTGGCGTGCCGGTGCTGCGGACCAAGCTGCTGGCCTTCGCCATTTCATCCTTCATCATCGGCGTCGCCGGCGTGCTGTGGGCCTTCACCTATCTGCGCACGGTCGAGCCGGCCGGCTTCAATCTAGACCGCTCGTTTCAGATCCTGTTCATCATCATCATCGGCGGGCTGGCTTCGATACGCGGTGCGTTTCTGGGCGCCGCATTCATCGTCGTCTTCCCGCTCGTTCTGTCTCGGCTCGGCGCCTTCGTGTTCGGCGGCCTGTTCGATTCTGGTGTGCTCGACATGAGCCAGCGCATCGTGCTTGGCGCGCTCATCATCATTTTCCTCATCGCGGAACCGAACGGGCTGTCGGCCCTCTTCGACCGCCTGAAACGACGGATCGGCTCAAGGTCCAGCTGA
- the sfnG gene encoding dimethylsulfone monooxygenase SfnG, which yields MTSHSDGLKFAYWVPNVSGGLVISNIEQRTGWDIDYNRKLAQIAEANGFDYALSQIRFTAGYGADNQHESVSFSHALLAATTTLKVIAAVLPGPWNPALAAKQIATINHLTNGRVAVNVVSGWFRGEFAAIGEMWLDHDERYRRSEEFIRALRGIWTEDNFTLKGDFYRFTNYSMKPKPIDPQPEIFQGGSSRAARDMASRVSDWYFTNGNTPEEIRKQVDDIQAKAKANGHKVKIGVNAFAIARETEAEARAVLDEIVAKANPEAVQGFADQVKNAGKASPEGEGNWAKSSLEDLVQYNDGFRSNLIGTPEQIAERILKLKDAGADLILLGFLHFQEEVEFFGKRIIPLVRELEAARDRELVAAE from the coding sequence ATGACGTCTCATTCCGACGGCCTGAAATTCGCCTACTGGGTTCCGAACGTCTCCGGCGGCCTGGTCATCTCCAACATCGAGCAGCGGACCGGTTGGGACATCGACTACAACCGCAAGCTCGCCCAGATCGCAGAGGCCAACGGCTTCGACTACGCACTGAGCCAGATCCGCTTCACCGCCGGCTACGGCGCCGACAACCAGCACGAATCCGTGTCGTTCAGCCACGCACTGCTGGCCGCCACCACAACGCTGAAAGTGATTGCCGCCGTCTTGCCCGGTCCATGGAACCCGGCGCTGGCGGCCAAGCAGATCGCCACCATCAACCACCTGACCAATGGCCGCGTGGCCGTCAATGTCGTCAGCGGCTGGTTCCGTGGCGAGTTCGCCGCCATCGGCGAGATGTGGCTCGACCATGACGAGCGCTACCGCCGCTCGGAGGAGTTCATCCGCGCGTTGCGCGGCATCTGGACCGAGGACAATTTTACGCTGAAGGGCGACTTCTATCGCTTCACCAACTACTCGATGAAGCCGAAGCCGATCGATCCGCAGCCCGAGATCTTCCAGGGCGGCTCGTCGCGCGCCGCGCGTGACATGGCTTCGCGGGTGTCCGACTGGTATTTCACCAACGGCAACACGCCCGAAGAGATCAGGAAGCAGGTCGACGATATCCAGGCCAAGGCGAAGGCGAATGGCCACAAGGTGAAGATCGGCGTCAACGCCTTTGCCATTGCTCGCGAAACCGAGGCGGAAGCACGCGCCGTGCTGGACGAGATCGTCGCCAAGGCCAATCCCGAAGCGGTGCAGGGCTTTGCCGACCAGGTCAAGAATGCCGGCAAGGCCTCGCCGGAAGGCGAGGGCAACTGGGCGAAGTCGTCCCTTGAGGATCTGGTGCAATACAATGACGGCTTCCGCAGCAATCTGATTGGCACGCCGGAACAGATCGCCGAACGCATCCTCAAGCTGAAGGATGCCGGCGCCGATCTGATCCTGCTCGGCTTCCTGCATTTCCAGGAAGAGGTCGAGTTCTTCGGCAAGCGCATCATCCCGCTGGTGCGCGAACTGGAAGCGGCGCGTGACAGGGAGCTTGTCGCCGCCGAATAG